In the Nitrosopumilus cobalaminigenes genome, CTATTTTTATTGATTTTCTAAAATATCAAATGATGTTGATAAAGAATTCTCGTAATAATTCAATGTGACCAAATGTTTTCCTATCTGTGAATCCTGGGTGACGTGGAGTAGTGTGTAAATTTCTCCTTTCTTTGAAGCATAAGTATTGATTTCTTCTATAGTTTTATCAGGATATGTAATGGTGATCACAATCTCTTCTCCACGATTATAGTTTTCAACAAATCCGATAATTGTTAATTCTTGATAATTGTATTTTGATTCGGGTTGTTGGAATTCCACCTCGTCTACTGCAATGAATGGTGTTTTTTCAACTTCTTGTCCAAATGCAGTTTGAGCAATACCTACTACCAAAATCCCCAGTAACATTGGGAGTATTACTTTACTTTGCATAAATTAATTTCAATTTTTTAAGATAAAAGGCGTGTGCGAATATACCAGTTTTGGAAGTTTGCTTTAATTGTAATTTTACGAGAATACAGAATCTGTGACTAAAACGACACTGTATTTTTTTTAATTTACAAATAATTTAGAGATTAAATGTCGATGTAAATGCCATCATCTCTGGCCTCAACTGGATAAGTTTCTAGTTTGACTTCTTTTAGATAGTCTGTTAATTCTCCTGTTTTGATATTGTAATGCCAAAAATGTAATGGACATTCTACAATATCTCCTTCTAACTTACCAGGTGCAATAGAGCCATCTTGATGTACGCATAGATCATCCATTGCATGATATCCATCTTGATTGAAAATTGCTATCTGCTTGCCGTCGACTTTGAAAGCTTTACCTTTACCTGCTGCAACTGCTCCTTTATCTGCAACTTTCTTCCAAGCCATACTCATGTGATATACTTGTCATTTATTTACATTCGCATGATAGAATTTTATACTGTAGTCTAAGCGTTGAATCATTGAGTAAAGTAAAGTCTAGTCCAAAATTGATCAAAGAAGGTAAGTTATCTTATGAATGGGCAAGATCTCATATGCAAATTTTAGATAATACTATTAATCGATACAAAAAATCAAAACCTCTCAAAGGAATTACTTTGGGATTTTGTCTTCACATCACTAAAGAAACATCTGTTTTATTGATGGGTGCTAAAGAACTAGGAGCCACAGTTGCTTGTTGCGGTGGAAATCCGTTAACCACACAAGACAATATTGCAGCATTTTTAGCATCTCAAGGAATCAATGTTTATTCTTGGCATGGACAATCTGTCAAAGATTATGATTGGTGTATTGATCAAGTTCTAAAACACAAACCAACTATCCTTACCGATGACGGAGCTGATATGAACATCAAAGCTCATTTTGATAAACGATTCAAAGACATGGAGGTTCTTGGGGCAACAGAGGAGACTACTGCTGGTGTTACAAGAATTAGAGCTGTAGAAAATCAGGGAAAACTTCGCTACCCTGTAATTTTAGTTAATGAAGCATATACAAAACACATGTTTGATAATAGATATGGTACAGGACAAAGTACCATTGATGGATATCTCCGTGCAATGAATCTTCTCATGGCATCAAAACGTGTAGTTGTTGTTGGTTATGGATGGGTTGGACGTGGTGTTGCATCCCGATGTAATGGAATGGGTTCCAAAGTAATTGTAACTGAAGTGGATCCTATCAAAGCTCTTGAAGCTCACATGGATGGATTTGAAGTAATGCCAATGTCACAAGCTGCAAAGATTGGAGATATGTTCATCACTTGTACTGGAATGACCAGTGTGATTCGCAAAGAACACATTATGAAAATGAAAGATGGTGCAATCATGGGTAATGTCGGTCACTTTGATGTTGAAATTGATAGTAAATTCTTGTTGAAATCTTCAAAATCTGTTAAAGAAGTACGACCAAGTCTTGATGAATGTATTTTGAAAAATGGAAAGAAAGTTTATCTCATTGGACAAGGACGTCTTGCAAACTTGGTTGCAGCAGAAGGACATCCGCCTGAAGTAATGGCACAGTCATTTTCAAATCAAATTTTATCTGTTTTGTATATTCTTAAAAATCACAAAAAGATGGAAAATAAAATCATCAATGTTCCTGAAGAAATTGATCAACAAATTGCAGTTGATGCTCTAAAGGCTATGGATGTTAAAATCGATAAATTAACTCCAGAGCAAGTAAAATATGCCAATAACTGGTAAACTTCTTAAGATCAATATCGCCACATGCTAATATCTGATGAACAAAAAAGCTATCATTACAAGTGCGTTACCATATGCAAATGGTGAAATCCATTTAGGACATGTTGCATCCACATATCTTCCAGCCGATGTAACTACAAGATTTCTAAAACTAAACGGTGTTGAAGCATACTATGTTTGTGCATCTGATGATTTTGGAACTCCTATTTTGATTCAATCTGAAAAGGAAGGCAAAACTCCTGCAGAATATGTTGCACATTGGAACAAGAGAGATTATGATGATTTTGCTGCATTCAATATTGGGTTTGACTATTTTTACAAAACAAGCTCCTCAGAAAATATCTCATTTGTTCAAGATGTTTTCAAAAAACTAAATGATTCTGGATATATTTATGAAAAAGAAATAATTCAATTCTATTGCAATAATGATAAAAAATTCTTACCTGACAGATATGTGAAAGGTATCTGTCCTTATTGTAAGGCTGAGGACCAATACTCTGATCTTTGTGAGAGTTGTGGCCGTGTACCTGAAGAAATAACTGATCCAAAATGTTCTCTATGTGGTAAGCCTCCTACTAAAGAAAAAACAACTCATTATTTTTTCAAACTCAAAGATTTTGGTGAACCCCTATCTAAATGGCTAGAAGAAAGTCCACATCTTCAAAAAGATGTAAAAAAATATGTGCAAAATTGGATCAAATCTGGATTAATTGATTGGGATATAACTCGAGATATTCCTTGGGGCGTTCCTGTTCCACTTGATGGTGCTGATGGCAAAGTTTTCTATGGTTGGTTTGATAACCACTTGGCATACATTTCTACTGCAATGAAATTTCTAAATGATAAAGGAATAGATGGAAAAGAATTTTGGAACTCTGCTGATATTTACCATTTTATTGGAAAAGATATTGTATACCATCATTATCTATTCTTACCTGCAATGAGGTTGGGAATCGGCTCTGAGTACAAATTACCTGATTATATTCCAACTCGAGGTCACTTGACATTACAATCAAAGAAAATTTCAAAAAGCAGGAATTGGTATATTGGATTAAAACAATTTTTAGAGTACTATCCTGCTGATTATTTGAGATTCTATCTTGTTTCAATTAATCCGTACTCTCAAGATGATTTGAATTTTGATTGGGATGATTTTACAACTAGAATTAATTCAGAATTAATTGGCAATCTTGGAAATTTCATAAATCGTGCACTTGGATTTACTAAAAAAGCATTTGATGGAAAGGTTCCAGAATCTGATGCCTTTGATGAAAAAGATTCTGAAGCTGAACAAAAAATCAAACAACTT is a window encoding:
- a CDS encoding Rieske (2Fe-2S) protein encodes the protein MAWKKVADKGAVAAGKGKAFKVDGKQIAIFNQDGYHAMDDLCVHQDGSIAPGKLEGDIVECPLHFWHYNIKTGELTDYLKEVKLETYPVEARDDGIYIDI
- a CDS encoding adenosylhomocysteinase; this encodes MSKVKSSPKLIKEGKLSYEWARSHMQILDNTINRYKKSKPLKGITLGFCLHITKETSVLLMGAKELGATVACCGGNPLTTQDNIAAFLASQGINVYSWHGQSVKDYDWCIDQVLKHKPTILTDDGADMNIKAHFDKRFKDMEVLGATEETTAGVTRIRAVENQGKLRYPVILVNEAYTKHMFDNRYGTGQSTIDGYLRAMNLLMASKRVVVVGYGWVGRGVASRCNGMGSKVIVTEVDPIKALEAHMDGFEVMPMSQAAKIGDMFITCTGMTSVIRKEHIMKMKDGAIMGNVGHFDVEIDSKFLLKSSKSVKEVRPSLDECILKNGKKVYLIGQGRLANLVAAEGHPPEVMAQSFSNQILSVLYILKNHKKMENKIINVPEEIDQQIAVDALKAMDVKIDKLTPEQVKYANNW
- the metG gene encoding methionine--tRNA ligase — translated: MNKKAIITSALPYANGEIHLGHVASTYLPADVTTRFLKLNGVEAYYVCASDDFGTPILIQSEKEGKTPAEYVAHWNKRDYDDFAAFNIGFDYFYKTSSSENISFVQDVFKKLNDSGYIYEKEIIQFYCNNDKKFLPDRYVKGICPYCKAEDQYSDLCESCGRVPEEITDPKCSLCGKPPTKEKTTHYFFKLKDFGEPLSKWLEESPHLQKDVKKYVQNWIKSGLIDWDITRDIPWGVPVPLDGADGKVFYGWFDNHLAYISTAMKFLNDKGIDGKEFWNSADIYHFIGKDIVYHHYLFLPAMRLGIGSEYKLPDYIPTRGHLTLQSKKISKSRNWYIGLKQFLEYYPADYLRFYLVSINPYSQDDLNFDWDDFTTRINSELIGNLGNFINRALGFTKKAFDGKVPESDAFDEKDSEAEQKIKQLASDVGILMEQNHLDRALKKIMEFSSFFNQYFQHKEPWKKGPGTANCVYLSVNAARALAIAICPFMPESAQKIWIQLGLDGDIAKSSWFDMSELGISANHELGEASPLFARVEEEDIKKHKSQLGPSE